In Verrucomicrobiia bacterium, the sequence GTCGAAGCCGGCATGTCCGCGGTACCAGGTGGGTTGGTGTCAGGGACACCGCCATCTCCAGAACCACCACAGCCAACCAGAGCGAGAGCGAGCAGAGAGAACAATCCAAACTTCTTCATATGTTAACTTCCACGTTCCTGACCGGTCGTTGCCGGTTTCAGTGCGTTGCGTTTATACCATGTAGCAAAAGAACTGTCAAGGTATAAGGCCTTGGCATTTTTGTTTCATGAACCACAAAGCCAACTACTTCTCAGGCGCAAATGACAGCCCTTTGGCGGCAAGGGCTAATTTCAGTTGCTTCACGGCATTTGGGCCAATACCGTGGAGTTTTTTGAACTCCGATTCTTTGACCCTCGTAAGCTGCTCTAAGTGAGTGTAACCAGCACCAGCCAGTGCCCGGTACGCCGGCTGCGCAAGTTTAGGAAAAGGGGTAGTCATATAGGGAATAATAGCCTTGATTTCCCAGGGTGCCTATGGTATACCTTCATCGCCTGAATAACCCGGCTTTTGACAATCCGACCCAGAGGAATCCCCATGAATACAAAACAGATATTTATCTCCGTACTCCTCGCAATCGCGTTCTTCGTATCCGTTGCCTTGCCCGGTATAACCTACCTGGAAACTCGGAACGATATTGTGAAAGCGCGTAATGCGGCGATAGCGCAGCACGACCTTCTCGCCACCCGTTACCAGTTCTGGCGGTATGTCCCCATTGCTAACAAGGCAGACAGTAAGGGCTTTGACCTTATTGCCTACCATGTAAACCAGTGGGCAAAGACCGTCCAATCCGCCAAAAAACTGGAGGAGACAATTAAAGAC encodes:
- a CDS encoding DNA-binding protein: MTTPFPKLAQPAYRALAGAGYTHLEQLTRVKESEFKKLHGIGPNAVKQLKLALAAKGLSFAPEK